From a single Miscanthus floridulus cultivar M001 chromosome 8, ASM1932011v1, whole genome shotgun sequence genomic region:
- the LOC136472647 gene encoding uncharacterized protein, which translates to MAVDCGMAKGKIQMFGFGIPSKGFYSIEIPETRVHQIQAAGVVIVLEGDADEDKINVELRLVVNDKWDFKPRKMTNNEFLVIFPDKGTLETFSRFAGFDLSIYNLKVKITKSNVDPTTSSVLQSCWVRISNIPPIAREESVVRELASLVGQPVMVDELSLIREEPVRVKVNCRDPSVIRCVIEIFFNKVGHEVKFISEGSLGMNLDPRGGPPGTGKKDDKSERKDQRDADSSKGKRKSDKFDRIGNIDKDHDSSYGGSQDAMEQDDLGTGQMKNLPITAFHPNLGMIELATIIKDNSLNRYGIQLLQ; encoded by the coding sequence ATGGCAGTAGATTGTGGAATGGCCAAAGGCAAAATTCAGATGTTTGGGTTTGGGATTCCAAGTAAAGGTTTCTATTCTATTGAGATCCCTGAAACTCGGGTACATCAGATTCAGGCAGCAGGAGTGGTGATAGTTCTGGAGGGAGATGCTGATGAGGATAAGATAAATGTGGAGCTGAGGTTAGTGGTCAATGATAAGTGGGACTTCAAGCCCAGGAAGATGACCAACAATGAGTTCTTGGTGATTTTTCCTGACAAGGGTACTTTGGAAACATTTTCAAGGTTTGCTGGTTTTGATCTCTCAATTTACAATCTGAAGGTTAAGATCACCAAGTCAAATGTTGACCCCACCACTTCCTCTGTGTTACAATCCTGCTGGGTGAGAATTAGCAACATTCCCCCAATTGCTAGGGAGGAATCTGTGGTGAGGGAACTAGCATCTCTTGTTGGACAGCCTGTGATGGTTGATGAGCTGAGTCTGATTAGAGAGGAACCAGTGAGAGTTAAGGTAAATTGCAGAGATCCATCAGTTATCAGATGTGTGATTGAAATCTTTTTCAACAAAGTGGGCCATGAAGTTAAGTTCATATCTGAGGGAAGTCTTGGGATGAATCTGGATCCTAGAGGGGGTCCACCAGGAACAGGAAAGAAGGATGATAAGTCTGAAAGGAAAGATCAAAGGGATGCAGATAGCTCTAAAGGTAAGAGGAAGAGTGACAAGTTTGACAGGATTGGGAACATTGACAAAGATCATGATTCAAGTTATGGGGGGAGCCAAGATGCTATGGAGCAAGATGACTTAGGTACAGGGCAAATGAAGAATCTTCCAATTACAGCATTCCACCCAAATTTGGGCATGATAGAGCTTGCTACTATTATCAAGGATAATTCGCTAAACAGATATGGGATCCAACTGCTGCAGTGA